A stretch of DNA from Thunnus thynnus chromosome 16, fThuThy2.1, whole genome shotgun sequence:
taactaattatgacaattagtagaattattaatatgaattaacaaatacggggcaccacccggaaaccgggaccaataaccaaacaaggtagtctcataaatgggagttcacctagaatgttaatatctgagagataaacattcaagggtgaacaaagaagggttgagcCGAGCCTCCgttttctgtctgattgtacaaaatataattgGTTGTGATGAATAATATGAGCACAAATGTTAGAGCCAGAAATGATTCAGTgtgaacagaaaacattattccTGAACTTTTCTGATGTCTATCTGGTAGTTgtgttgtgtagttgtgtctgGATGGCTGATATTCTCATGTTGGGTCTTCTTCATCAACTTTATTTTTGGTCTTTCTTGATCTGCTTCACTGTGGTttcatttatatctttataaCTAGAAACAGTGTGTTCtattaaatggttaaaaaaaaaaaaaatccatcttaGTTAACACAGAGAAAGGTGTTCCTCAGGGGTCAGTCCTTCTATTTTTTATACTGATAAATGATCTTCCATCAAACTGCTCCGAgggtaatattaataataacaataacaacaatcataataacaacaacaacaacaacaacaacaacaataataataataataataataattaaaatttctgttttattccagCACTTGAtaacaacaagacaaaacaaatcaataacaacagagcctgtatttatcaaactgctaaaaGTTAATATTAGACTTAAGGGAAAGATAAAAgttgacaaataaaaattattgATCAAACTTgtgttgatataaaatgttgttaaatgtcagagagctgcagaggtcTGTTAAGTTGGTTCAGAGTAGATCTTAGATGACTGCAGTACAGAAAACAGAGCCGAGCCTCCgttttctgtctgattgtacaaaatataattggttgtgatgaataatatgttaagcaGCATCATTATAAATAGAGAAGTTTTAGtctattatttgtctttcaACATTTGACAGGATGTTACatcactttttcctctttttagcatttatcaacaaacaatcagaaaacatcTGGTGAATCTGTCAACATCATTACAATCATTCAGTGGACACAGAATCAAGAATAAATctgacattgattttatttgcagtcaCTTTCTAATCATCTTTATTGTCTGAACTTGTCAGTGTGATACTAGATTCTCCTCCATTATATGATTTCTCTGACGTATATCAGACGTTGATGAAGCagaattttgtttccatttcagtcAATTTCCTATTATttcatctatatttatatatttatatattataacataacAATGATTATTACTTGCTGCAGGCTGGGCTCTGGTGGATCTCCCTCCTCATATTCAGAGAAGGACATTACAAGAAGTGATGATGATTCAGTCTTGTCTCCAGCCAGTAGGTGAGTCAAACCTGTAACCTGTATATACATTCTTTCACAAACTTTTTGAGAATCAATTTTTGgtgatttctttaaatattttcctCAAAGTTTCTGTTTATCCAGCAGTTGTCAAATGTTCTAATTTTCCACTCTGGTGACTTTTCTTTTGTGTCTGTCAGAATCTCTCTGGGAAGCCCGACTTCCTCTGTATCCAGCTATGTGTCCAACCAGTGTAAAAGGTCGAGAGATCGTGATATTGACTTCAAAAAGAAGTAAGACTTTactaacagtaaaatgttactgCATTCGTACATATTATGtgcatctcacacacacacacacacacacacacacacacagttgatgaaattgtaaagcactttggataaaagcttgcagtcatttatcatttataattaGTTGTCACATTGCAGTTTGGGTTAAAAACACTTCTTGGGTTAATGtgagaaaaacatctttaactTGCTTAAAAGAAGCCGACATGGATTGTTGgtagaaaacaggaaacaatatAATATTAGTGAGATGATGAATATTTATAATCTTCACCATCTTAGTCTAATATTTTTCTAGTTAGTACCAAAGTactgaacaaattaaaattttaccTGATTACACTAGATGAAAACTGGAGAGTCCTTTAATTCAAAACCCTACCCAAACCGTGCACCACCTATCCAGTCAACCTTGCACACGACCCAGTCAGCAATATGCAATGTCCAATTGGACAATGAGCGCTACCCAGGTGGATagctctgattggacagaaatTCAATCACCTCTCTTCAATCGGAAGTAGATGGAGAAAGGCCAAAACAAACTTTGGAAATAAGTGAAAATCTAAAGACTCAAGAATTGGgtttctgtttgtcattttactTATAATagttgagtgtgtttgtgtgcaagtgtaTGCTTGCAATGAATCAGTGtgtggagacagaggagggggtCCATCCCTCTGAAATCCCTCTGTGTGGGCAACATGACAACCAGACCAAAGCTctgaggtgagatgaggatctctgactgtttaaaatgactttttctcctgtttgctcCTGAGTCAGACTGTGTAAACAAGGAATAACTGTTCCTCCATTCAATACATCTCTGGtttcagcagcttgttttgttagctgatcatatttacatttatcttttctgtcacttgtatccacactgacagacacttgAATCAGTAAAATCAACTTACTTTTCTTCAAGATCAAAATGAGCACAAATGTTCGAGCCAGAAATGATTCAGTgtgaacagaaaacattattccTGAACTTTTCTGATGTCTATCTGGTAGTTGTGTATCCAGCAGTTGTTGTGTCTGGATGGCTGATATTCTCATGTTGGGTCTTCTTCATCAACTTTATTTTTGGTCTTTCTTGATCTGCTTCACTGTGGTttcatttatatctttataactagaaacagtgtgttttattaaatggttaaaaaaaaaaaaaatccatcttaGTTAACACAGAGAAAGGTGTTCCTCAGGGGTCAGTCCTTCTATTTTTTATACTGATAAATGATCTTCCATCAAACTGCTCCGAgggtaatattaataataacaataacaacaatcataataacaacaacaacaacaacaacaacaacaacaacaacaacaataataataataataataatgataattaaaatttctgttttattccagCACTTGAtaacaacaagacaaaacaaatcaataacaacagagcctgtatttatcaaactgctaaaaGTTAATATTAGACTTAAGGGAAAGATAAAAgttgacaaataaaaattattgATCAAACTTgtgttgatataaaatgttgttaaatgtcagagagctgcagaggtcTGTTAAGTTGGTTCAGAGTAGATCTTAGATGACTGCAGTACAGAAAACAGAGCCTCCgttttctgtctgattgtacaaaatataattggttgtgatgaataatatgttaagcaGCATCATTATAAATAGAGAAGTTTTAgtctattatttgtctttgaaCATTTGACAGGATGTTACatcactttttcctctttttagcatttatcaacaaacaatcagaaaacatcTGGTGAATCTGtcaacatcattaaaatcattcagTGGACACAGAATCAAGAATAAATctgacattgattttatttgcagtcaCTTTCTAATCATCTTTATTGTCTGAACTTGTCAGTGTGATACTAGATTCTCCTCCATTATATGATTTCTCTGACGTATATCAGACGTTGATGAAGCagaattttgtttccatttcagtcAATTTCCTATTATttcatctatatttatatatttatatattataacataacAATGATTATTACTTGCTGCAGGCTGGGCTCTGGTGGATCTCCCTCCTCATATTCAGAGAAGGACATTACAAGAAGTGATTATGATTCAGTCTTGTCTCCAGACAGTGGGTGAGTCAAACCTTTAACCCGTATATACATTCTTTCACAAACTTTTTGAGAATCAATTTTTAgtgatttctttaaatattttcctCAAAGTTTCTGTTTATCCAGCAGTTGTCAAATGTTCTAATTTTCCACTCTGgtggtttttcttttgtgtctgtCAGAATCTCTCTGGGAAGCCCGACTTCCTCTgtatccagctgtgtgtccaacCAGAGTAAAAGGTCAATACATCGTGATTTTGACTTCAAAAAGAAGTAAGACTTTactaacagtaaaatgttactgCATTCGTACATATTAtgtgcatcacacacacacacacacacacacgcacacacacagttgatgaaattgtaaagcactttggataaaagcttgcagtcatttatcatttataattaGTTGTCACATTGCAGTTTGGGTTAAAAACACTTCTTGGGTTAATGtgagaaaaacatctttaactTGCTTAAAAGAAGCCGACATGGATTGTTGgtagaaaacaggaaacaatatAATATTAGTGAGATGATGAATATTTATAATCTTCACCATCTTAGTCTAATATTTTTCTAGTTAGTACCAAAGTactgaacaaattaaaattttaccTGATTACACTAGATGAAAACTGGAGAGTCCTTTAATTCAAAACCCTACCCAAACCGTGCACCACCTATCCAGTCAACCTTGCGTACGACCCAGTCAGCAATATGCAATGTCCAAGTGGACAATGAGCGCTACCCAGGTGGATagctctgattggacagaaatTCAATCACCTCTCTTCAATCGGAAGTAGATGGAGAAAGGCCAAAACAAACTTTGGAAATAAGTGAAAATCTAAAGACTCATGAATTGGgtttctgtttgtcattttactTATAATagttgagtgtgtttgtgtgcaggtgtatGCTTGCAATGAATCAGTGtgtggagacagaggagggggtCCATCCCTCTGAAACCCCTCTGTGTGGGCAACATGACAACCAGACCAAAGCTctgaggtgagatgaggatctctgactgtttaaaatgactttttctctgTGAGATTTCTCCTGTTTGCTCCTGAGTCAGACTGTGTAAACAAGGAATAACTGTTCCTCCATTCAATACATCTCTGGtttcagcagcttgttttgttagctgatcatatttacatttatcttttctgtcacttgtatccacactgacagacacttgAATCAGTAAAATCAACTGACTTTTCTTCAAGATCAAAATGAGCACAAATGTTAGAGCCAGAAATGATTCAGTgtgaacagaaaacattattccTGAACTTTTCTGATGTCTATCTGGTAGTTGTGTATCCAGCAGTTGTTGTGTCTGGATGGCTGATATTCTCATGTTGGGTCTTCTTCATCAACTTTATTTTTGGTCTTTCTTGATCTGCTTTGCTGTGGTttcatttatatctttataaCTAGAAACAGTGTGTtctattaaatggtaaaaaaaaaatccatcttaGTTAACACAGAGAAAGGTGTTCCTTAGAGGTCAGTCCTTCTATTTTTTATACTGATAAATGATCTTCCATCAAACTGCTCCGAGGgtaatattaataacaacaacaacaacaataataataacaacaataacaacaacaacaacaataataataagaatgattaaagtttctgttttattccagCACTTGAtaacaacaagacaaaacaaatcaataacaacagagcctgtatttatcaaactgctaaaagtaaaaatttgtcttaagtgaaagataaaagttgACAAACTTGAGAATAAAAATTATTGATCAAACTTgtgttgatataaaatgttgttaaatgtcagagagctgcagaggtcTGTTAAGTTGGTTCAGAGTAGATCTTAGATGACTGCAGTACAGAAAACAGAGCCGAGCCTCCgttttctgtctgattgtacaaaatataattggttgtgatgaataatatgttaagcaGCATCATTATAAATAGAGAAGTTTTAGtctattatttgtctttcaACATTTGACAGGATGTTACatcactttttcctgtttttagtgtttatcaacaaacaatcagaaaacatcTGGTGAATCTGtcaacatcattaaaatcattcagTGGACACAGAATCAAGAATAAATctgacattgattttatttgcagtcaCTTTCTAATCATCTTTATTATCTGAACTTGTCAGTGTGATACTAGATTCTCCTCCATTATATGATTTCTCTGACGTATATCAGACGTTGATGAAGCagaattttgtttccatttcagtcAATTTCCTATTATTTCAtccttatttatatatttatatattataacataacAATGATTATTACTTGCTGCAGGCTGGGCTCTGGTGGATCTCCCTCCTCATATTCAGAGAAGGACATTACAAGAAGTGATGATGATTCAGTCTTGTCTCCAGCCAGTAGGTGAGTCAAACCTGTAACCTGTATATACATTCTTTCACAAACTTTTTGAGAATCAATTTTTGgtgatttctttaaatattttcctCAAAGTTTCTGTTTATCCAGCAGTTGTCAAATGTTCTAATTTTCCACTCTGGTGACTTTTCTATCGTGTCTGTTAGAATCTCTCAGGGAAGCCCGGCTTCCTCTGGATACAGACGTGTGTCCAACCAGAGTAAAAGGTCAATACATCGTGATTTTGACTTTAAAAAGAAGTAAGACTTTactaacagtaaaatgttactgCATTCGTACATATTAtgtgcatcacacacacacacacacacacacacacacacacacacacacagttgatgaaattgtaaagcactttggataaaagcttgcagtcatttatcatttataattaGTTGTCACATTGCAGTTTGGGTTAAAATCACTACTTGGGTTAATGtgagaaaaacatcattaaCTTGCTTAAAAGAAGCAAACATGGATTGTTggtagaaaacaggaaaaaatataatattagtGAGATGATGAATATTTATAATCTTCACCATCTTAGTCTAATATTTTTCTAGTTAGTACCAAAGTactgaacaaattaaaattttaccTGATTACACTAGATGAAAACTGGAGAGTCCTTTAATTCAAAACCCTACCCAAACCGTGCACCACCTATCCAGTCAACCTTGCACACGACCCAGTCAGCAGTATGCAATGTCCAATTGGACAATGAGCGCTACCCAGGCGGATAGCTCCGATTGGACAGAAATTCAATCGCCTCTCTTCAATCGGAAGTAGATGGAGAAAGGCCAAAACAAACTTTGGAAATAAGTGAAAATCTAAAGACTCATGAATTGGgtttctgtttgtcattttactTATAATagttgagtgtgtttgtgtgcaggtgtatGCTTGCAATGAATCAGTGtgtggagacagaggagggggtCCATCCCTCTGAAACCCCTCTGTGTGGGCAACATGACAACCAGACCAAAGCTctgaggtgagatgaggatctctgactgtttaaaatgactttttctctgTGAGATTTCTCCTGTTTGCTCCTGAGTCAGACTGTGTAAACAAGGAATAACTGTTCCTCCATTCAATACATCTCTGGtttcagcagcttgttttgttagctgatcatatttacatttatcttttctgtcacttgtatccacactgacagacacttgAATCAGTAAAATCAACTGACTTTTCTTCAAGATCAAAATGAGCACAAATGTTAGAGCCAGAAATGATTCAGTgtgaacagaaaacattattccTGAACTTTTCTGATGTCTATCTGGTAGTTGTGTATCCAGCAGTTGTTGTGTCTGGATGGCTGATATTCTCATGTTGGGTCTTCTTCATCAACTTTATTTTTGGTCTTTCTTGATCTGCTTTGCTGTGGTttcatttatatctttataactagaaacagtgtgttttattaaatggtaaaaaaaaatcgatCTTAGTTAACACAGAGAAAGGTGTTCCTTAGAGGTCAGTCCTTCTATTTTTTATACTGATAAATGATCTTCCATCAAACTGCTCCGAGGgtaatattaataacaacaacaacaacaataataataacaacaataacaacaacaacaacaataacaacaacaacaacaataataacaacaacaacaacaacaataataataagaatgattaaagtttctgttttattccagCACTTGAtaacaacaagacaaaacaaatcaataacaacagagcctgtatttatcaaactgctaaaagtaaaaatttggacttaagtgaaagataaaagttgACAAACTTGAGAATAAAAATTATTGATCAAACTTgtgttgatataaaatgttgttaaatgtcagagagctgcagaggtcTGTTAAGTTGGTTCAGAGTAGATCTTAGATGACTGCAGTacagaaaacagagcagagcctccgttttctgtctgattgtacaaaatataattggttgtgatgaataatatgttaagcaGCATCATTATAAATAGAGAAGTTTCAgtctattatttgtctttgaaCATTTGACAGGATGTTACatcactttttcctgtttttagcGTTTATCaacaaacaatcagaaaacatcTGGTGAATCTGtcaacatcattaaaatcattcagTGGACACAGACTCAAGAATAAATctgacattgattttatttgcagtcaCTTTCTAATCATCTTTATTATCTGAACTTGTCAGTGTGATACTAGATTCTCCTCCATTATATGATTTCTCTGACGTATATCAGACGTTGATGAAGCagaattttgtttccatttcagtcAATTTCCTATTATttcatctatatttatatatttatatattataacataacAATGATTATTATTTGCAGGCGGCGGGACTTCAGTGATTCTCTCCTCTCACATCCATTGAAGAAGCTTGCAACAGCTGATGGTGATTCAGTCTGGTCTTTAGACAGTTGGTGAGTCAAACCTGTAACTCACATATTGATTCTTTAACACACTTTTTGCAATATATTGATGAAACTGTCAACATAATTATAACTCTGtgtgagaagaggagagaaatcaTTCAGTGGCCACAGAATCAAGAATAAAtctgttattgattttattcataaTCACTTTATAagcatcttcatcatcacttcatcacTTGTCAGTGTGATACTAGATTCTCCTTCATTATATGATTTTTTCTGATGTACCAAACGTTGATGTAGCagaattttgttgttgttgtttgtttcagtttcaatttcCTATTaattcatccatatttatatatttatacattataaatattgtaggagccatttatgttgattgttggcatgtcatttgtttagttataacttgcagtattattttggacactgggtggcggtcatgagatgcacagggttgtatatttaggggcataggtgacaggaaacggaaggcacaggcaggtggagcacatacagttcttaccagatcgggaacagacgcacactacagctggcaggatggaaacccggtatgttcatgtcatgtacaaagacttcaataaaacaacaaactaaacggcagccaacggactggaaaatctgttcttgaaTCTGCGTAAGATCACTCCTAACTTAACCTACCTGTGTAGTAATGGCAAAccggaaaaacaggaaaagaaaggacatcgaaaaatgaaaattgccattacacCTAAGTAAGAACTCGCTCTTCGAGTGAAATTGGAGCTCGTGATTCATTCAGACGGACTGAGCATTGTCTCGTGGAACAACAAAGAGGACGCCGCCATTACCAAACCAGGTGGACATCTTCGTCACCTGCGCTTACCTGACGGTGATTGAAAACCGCAAACTGAGTGAGTACATGCAAGCATTAAGCTTTATTGGAGAAGCTATATGCAAAGCCGTATTGGAAGACGGCTATTATAATGGAGTTGGTTGACTGAAGACTGAAAGCTACGATCGCACATCGATCAGCTGTTTGAAACATTGTGCCGGCAGCATACGGCTTTCGTCAACaagtcttaaagagacagtgaaCAAATATGTCTGATGCTCAGTCACAAGATGACgatgttgaaaaggaaaaaagagttaTCAAACACACTGCCAAAGGCTTGGAATTGTTCATTGCAAATTGTCAAAAGACAcgaaacaggaaatgtaaacaagctaacaagttgatggaaatgctgaaagagctcatgaaattaaaggaaaatgcaaGAGAAGTACAATctaatttgtttcaattaatcAAGCTCTGTGATGAAGCCAAGGAAAACCATGAATCACTGGTGAATTTACCACTGCCTGAAGATGAACTTGAAAAGCAAAATCAGTGGTTTCAACGAAAAATGGAAATCTTTAAAGGGTTTATACAAGATGTAAAGGtgtggttacctgaggctggacAGCAAATTGCACACTCCATTGCTGAAAGTGTCATACTACCAAGTGTAGTAAATTCAGATGACATTGGACCTGAtgacagtgtttcaaatgcCTCAAAACCTAAATCAAAGCACAAATCCAGTTCTTCATCACGTGCATCTTCAACATCCTCTGCTCGCATTAAAGCTCAGGCAGAAAAGGCTGCTCTCATGGAACGTGTTGCTGccctgaagaaaaaacatgagcttgaggcacaagaagaacaattgaaaagaaagaaagagcaactGGAACTAGAAACTGAACTGGCAGCAACCAATGCAAAAATCAACATACTTGAGGCTCTGGGATCAAGAAGCAGCTCTAGAGTTTCTGATGGGATGAACTCTTATTTGAGAAAAGGAACTGctcaaaatgaaacatcagcTAAATTAAATCAACACGCAAATGAATATTTACCAGATCAAGTGCAGCAAAGACAGAATGTGTTGATTGAAACTAACTCTTCTTCCCAGCAACAGGTTGTTAGACCAAAAGAAACAGCTCATGGACCATCTGTTCGACCTCATGATACAACCCATCTAATACAATATTCTCCTCAAAGGCAAAATGTACAGAGTCGTATGCAGGGGCATGTTCGCACTACACCCCCTGTATTGAATGATGGCAATCAAGGTGATATGTGTAACCTAATACAGaggcaaaatgacatcactgctctccTGGCTCAACAAAGTCTCTCTTCTACTTTACCACCAAGAGTCATTCCTGTTTATGATGGTCATCCTTTACAGTACGAAGTTTTCCGCAGGGCATTTGAGAGaggagtggaaaaaaagtgtgatgaCTACAGTGACTGCTTGCATTTCCTAGAGCAATATACAAGAGGGCATCCAAAAGACTTAGTCCGCAGCTGTCAACATCTGCCCCCAGCCCAGGGCTATCAAAGAGCAAAAGATCTGCTCAAAGAACATTTTGGTAATGAACATAAGATTGCCACTGCATATATGGACAAAGCATTTGCCTGGTCAGTGATCAAATCAGAGGATGTGGAAGCATTGCAAGCATTCTCACTGTTCCTCAGAGGTTGTTGCATTGCAATGGAACATCTCACCTATATGGAGGAAATGAATGTTGCTTCCAGTATGAAGACCATCCTTCTGAAACTGCCTTACAGGCTCAGAGACAAGTGGAGAAGTAGAGCATGTCAGTTACAGGAGCAGCGTGGACATCGAGCTAGATTTTCTGACCTGGTAGACTTCATAGAGAGACAAGTGAAAATACTATCAGATCCA
This window harbors:
- the LOC137199734 gene encoding uncharacterized protein isoform X5; this translates as MNQCEETEEGVHPSETPLCGQHDNQTKAQRKPDFSESPFSDSKKKVATADRYSVLSSDSGLGSGGSPSSYSEKDITRSDDDSVLSPASRISLGSPTSSVSSYVSNQCKRSRDRDIDFKKKLGSGGSPSSYSEKDITRSDYDSVLSPDSGISLGSPTSSVSSCVSNQSKRSIHRDFDFKKKLGSGGSPSSYSEKDITRSDDDSVLSPASRISQGSPASSGYRRVSNQSKRSIHRDFDFKKKCMLAMNQCVETEEGVHPSETPLCGQHDNQTKALRRRDFSDSLLSHPLKKLATADGDSVWSLDSCRKKQKMNPPTTQELGVGSSAGMETKSTHPPVALLTSPPTTIQPAETSTHPLPATRDK
- the LOC137199734 gene encoding uncharacterized protein isoform X2, with the translated sequence MNQCEETEEGVHPSETPLCGQHDNQTKAQRKPDFSESPFSDSKKKVATADRYSVLSSDSGRKKQKMNPPTTQELGVGSSAGMETMSTHLSMAAPQVVCRPVWLGSPRRLGSGGSPSSYSEKDITRSDDDSVLSPASRISLGSPTSSVSSYVSNQCKRSRDRDIDFKKKLGSGGSPSSYSEKDITRSDYDSVLSPDSGISLGSPTSSVSSCVSNQSKRSIHRDFDFKKKLGSGGSPSSYSEKDITRSDDDSVLSPASRISQGSPASSGYRRVSNQSKRSIHRDFDFKKKCMLAMNQCVETEEGVHPSETPLCGQHDNQTKALRRRDFSDSLLSHPLKKLATADGDSVWSLDSWKKQKMNPPTTQELGVGSSAGMETKSTHPPVALLTSPPTTIQPAETSTHPLPATRDK
- the LOC137199734 gene encoding uncharacterized protein isoform X1, with protein sequence MNQCEETEEGVHPSETPLCGQHDNQTKAQRKPDFSESPFSDSKKKVATADRYSVLSSDSGRKKQKMNPPTTQELGVGSSAGMETMSTHLSMAAPQVVCRPVWLGSPRRLGSGGSPSSYSEKDITRSDDDSVLSPASRISLGSPTSSVSSYVSNQCKRSRDRDIDFKKKLGSGGSPSSYSEKDITRSDYDSVLSPDSGISLGSPTSSVSSCVSNQSKRSIHRDFDFKKKLGSGGSPSSYSEKDITRSDDDSVLSPASRISQGSPASSGYRRVSNQSKRSIHRDFDFKKKCMLAMNQCVETEEGVHPSETPLCGQHDNQTKALRRRDFSDSLLSHPLKKLATADGDSVWSLDSCRKKQKMNPPTTQELGVGSSAGMETKSTHPPVALLTSPPTTIQPAETSTHPLPATRDK
- the LOC137199734 gene encoding uncharacterized protein isoform X4; the protein is MNQCEETEEGVHPSETPLCGQHDNQTKAQRKPDFSESPFSDSKKKVATADRYSVLSSDSGRKKQKMNPPTTQELGVGSSAGMETMSTHLSMAAPQVVCRPVWLGSPRRLGSGGSPSSYSEKDITRSDDDSVLSPASRISLGSPTSSVSSYVSNQCKRSRDRDIDFKKKLGSGGSPSSYSEKDITRSDYDSVLSPDSGISLGSPTSSVSSCVSNQSKRSIHRDFDFKKKLGSGGSPSSYSEKDITRSDDDSVLSPASRISQGSPASSGYRRVSNQSKRSIHRDFDFKKKRRDFSDSLLSHPLKKLATADGDSVWSLDSCRKKQKMNPPTTQELGVGSSAGMETKSTHPPVALLTSPPTTIQPAETSTHPLPATRDK
- the LOC137199734 gene encoding uncharacterized protein isoform X3, producing the protein MNQCEETEEGVHPSETPLCGQHDNQTKAQRKPDFSESPFSDSKKKVATADRYSVLSSDSGKKQKMNPPTTQELGVGSSAGMETMSTHLSMAAPQVVCRPVWLGSPRRLGSGGSPSSYSEKDITRSDDDSVLSPASRISLGSPTSSVSSYVSNQCKRSRDRDIDFKKKLGSGGSPSSYSEKDITRSDYDSVLSPDSGISLGSPTSSVSSCVSNQSKRSIHRDFDFKKKLGSGGSPSSYSEKDITRSDDDSVLSPASRISQGSPASSGYRRVSNQSKRSIHRDFDFKKKCMLAMNQCVETEEGVHPSETPLCGQHDNQTKALRRRDFSDSLLSHPLKKLATADGDSVWSLDSCRKKQKMNPPTTQELGVGSSAGMETKSTHPPVALLTSPPTTIQPAETSTHPLPATRDK
- the LOC137199734 gene encoding uncharacterized protein isoform X6; this translates as MNQCEETEEGVHPSETPLCGQHDNQTKAQRKPDFSESPFSDSKKKVATADRYSVLSSDSGRKKQKMNPPTTQELGVGSSAGMETMSTHLSMAAPQVVCRPVWLGSPRRLGSGGSPSSYSEKDITRSDDDSVLSPASRISLGSPTSSVSSCVSNQSKRSIHRDFDFKKKLGSGGSPSSYSEKDITRSDDDSVLSPASRISQGSPASSGYRRVSNQSKRSIHRDFDFKKKCMLAMNQCVETEEGVHPSETPLCGQHDNQTKALRRRDFSDSLLSHPLKKLATADGDSVWSLDSCRKKQKMNPPTTQELGVGSSAGMETKSTHPPVALLTSPPTTIQPAETSTHPLPATRDK